The DNA window GCCCTCATTGTTGTGGAGGTCATAGGTGCTGGAGTATATAATAATCATGGTTAGATTTTTGATGCCGGGGAATAAATAATTAATCGCCTATCATCTTTGTGGAGGTCATGTCCTCCTTCACTATGTTGAGGACTGTCTGGGTGTAGGTCCTCTGAACGTCACCCTCACTCAACAAACCCTTGATGAAGCTGTCAAGCTCAGCGGTGTCCCGAAACTTTCCTATGAGTATGGCGTCGAATTCCCCTGTAACGTCGTAGACTGCAAGGACGTTTTTATGGTAGGCTGTGCGTGTCTCCCAGTTCCTTAGAACTCCACCTTTGACCTTAACGCCTATTATGGCTGTGAGTTTGTATCCAAGCTTTGAGTGGTCTATCACTGGCACGAATTTCTTTATAACGCCCTTCTTGACCAGCTTCTCAACACGGTTGTGCACAGTGCCCACCGAGACATCAAGTATCCTCGAGATGTTCCTGTAGGACATGCGTCCATCCTCATTTAGGAGGTCTATTATTTTCCTGTCAATATCATCGATTTTGACTAGATCATCATCCATTGGAATCACCACTAAACAATGTATACCTATGGAAGTTATATTATAAACTTTTTTAAATTATGGTGTTTTAGAAGAAGTTATTAACTTTTATAGATAGGAGGTATTCCCTTATAAATGTTTAGCTGAAACAGGAAAAAGTAAGAAAAGGGTTAATCTATTCGTAGGCGTACCTGAGTGCAAGTGCCCTGTTCCAGAAGAGCTGGATGTAGGGGTATATTATGAGCACTGCTATGAGGGTACCGATGATGGGTATTGAATTCAGGAGGCCTGCAATGAATGCAATAACAGCTGCGATGAGACCGACAACGATGTACCAGATGATATAGTCGATCCATCCGATCTGGGAGATCACATCCAGTATTTCACTGAACCTGAATGCTGCTCCAAGTTCACTGTCATTGTAGGCCATGTGTGCTATTGCGATGGTCTCTATGAGCCCAAGGATTATTGCAAGTATCACACCGATTATCACAGTACCTCCAAGGAGACCTGTGAAGGCTGTGGGGTCTGTGATAGCACCGCTTGGTGAAATCATTGCCAGGGATCCGAAAGTACCTGCAAATATTATTATCAGTGGAACTATCATATATGCTATCTGGACAACGAAGACCTTTAATCCATCAACGAACATTTCACCCCATTCATCAAATTCAGGGAGCTCATCAAAACCCGCTATTGAGGCCTTGAGGGCCCTGAAGCCGTATCCCATGACAAGGAAGATGGGTATTATGACAACACTGGCTATTATCAGGACACCAAGTATTATGACTTTCTTCCAGTCACTGGAGGGATACCTTATGGCATCGTTTACAATTTCTCACCTATATCCAATTTTCACACCTCCGCGGATTCCCGCAGCTAAAACTATATAAATGATTATATATAAAACTGCCTAATCTGTTTAGGGGAAGATATAAATCGCTGCACAGTTAATAATACAATAGAACGGGTGAATGGATGAGGAAGGGGATACTGGTCATTGCTTTGCTGGTGATCGTCGGGGGCTACTTTTACTTTACATCCACTTCAGGAGATTTTGAACCGCTGGGAAGACTCGGGTTCGTTAAAATCGCAAACCCCGACATGTACCCTGGTCATATACACTCAAAGTTACTTGCAGATTATGCCCGGGAAAGGGGATCAAATTGCATCCTGGTGGTCCACTATGGGGGAAGCTCCAATTACCGCTGCTACATGGAGGGTGATGTATACATCCTTGAACTCGCATACGTCGAAAAGAAGCAGTACACACCGGGCATTGACTGGAATGAGGTCTGGGAGGAGGGTATATATGGCGTCCCGGACGACAAGTGGACCTACCGTTCAGATGGTAAGGAATTTGATACCCTGGATGAGGCGCTGGATTATATAAAGGAGAGGGCTGCGGAGCACGGGCAGGTGGGCCCCATACCAATGGTGTATCATGGGACAGTGAGGGAGGGGGATATTTTCATAAATCAGGGCTGCGGTTTCCCCCTATACTACAAGATCGCAAGGGAAGAGTATGGGCCCATAGCAGCATACTACTATGTTATCAGGGGAATAATCTTCCCTTACCTCAACAACCCATACCGGAACTTTGAAATCAAGAATGCGAGGACCCTCCAGTACTACTACGCCCACAACATGCTGAACTATGAATGAGAATAGGGGGTTTCTGGTTGTGGTGGCACATGGAGTTGAATGGTAACAGACTATTGATGGGAACCGTGGAGGTCCATTATGACCTCCTCAATCTTCCTGATAGTTGCATCTGTTTTTATTCCGGTTGGCCTTATATGGGTCCTTGAAACCCTGAAGCCTGCCTCCTCAAGACCACCCATAACATCCATCAGTGGGGGGGCGCTCACACCCAGCTTGCTGCAGACCTCATGGACATCATAGAATCCAGGCGGCATTCCCACCTCCCCCACACAGGTTTTGAGCAGTTTCAGGACATCCTCTGATCTGTTGAGGGTTTTATTTTTAGCTTCAGCCATCATGGACCCGATAAATTTTTCATCATGCAGTTCTCCGACCCAGAGGGGTCCAGCAGCATCCATTTTACCCCCGCAGACGGGGCACTTCCTGTCTTCAGGCACACCCCTCACATGTTCATGGTGAAGGCAGCTGAAGCAGTGGAGCATGTACCCAATGTTTTTGAGGGCTTCATCGGCCCTACCAGCACCCCTCCTCACATGGGCATAGATCCTCATGTAGTGCTGGCTGCTGTGTGAGAGAAGGAATGAGGCACCCTTACTGTACCTTGCAAGGTTCATTGCAGTGAAACCTGCAAGTATCCTCAGCCCGGTCTCATGGCAGTACTCTGTTTTGAGGGGCCTTGCTGAGTACTTCCTGAGGCAGGGTTTTATGTAGGTTCCGCAGAGACCCGAGGTGTCTGTGGCGGTAACAGCGAGGAGTGACCTGTTCCTGGAGGATGCCGCCGCAGAGTCCATGAATGGTGCGGGGGTCCCGAAGGGGTCCACGTCGATAACATCAAAGCGGCCAGGGTTCCCTCTGAGGAAGATAGCAGCATCCTCCCTGCTGACAATGGGGGATACAGAATTCAGCTTGGAGTTATGCTCTATGCATTCAACTGCAAGGGGGTTTATATCATTTGCAGCGGCCTCAGATACACCATCAACCTCCACGAGGTACCTTATGGCCCTTATACCGCTTCCTGAGAATGTATCAGCAACACTTATATCCCTATCAAGTATCCGCTGAAAGGCCTGAACCGCAAGCACCGACACATCCCTGTTGAACTCCATCACAGGGTTATAGAAGACAGGGGCCCTGGATGAGACCTTAGTGAAATCCGGGACCTCAACTGTGACTGAACCCTCATTTATGGTTATCATAGTAACACTTCCTTACCTATAAACACGTTAATAGAATCCACAGTTATAGTTCGAAACTTACATCCAATAAATGAAATTCGATTAACATCCATATTGTTATAATCTAGTAGCAGCCCAATAAAAAACGCAGTGACATACTAATGATCGCATCCAACCTCGAGACCCACATCAATATATTTATTAGTGCCGGATGATTTACTGATTACTGTGATACTCAGAGGGGATTTAGTAAGAGGGCCGGTGACTCAATGAGGAATTTTCTGGACAAGGTCTACACTGGAAGAAATGAGGCGTGGCGTTATATACTGACGGTGCTTCTTAGCTTCGTGGTGTCCAATGTGGGTGCCGGTTTTCTCATGGGGTTATTCCTGCTGGCTATCCTCATAATCACAGGTAGAATGGATGCAATTGATGGCATCCCGGGCTTCAGCTGGCCAGCTTTACTCATCATGGTGGCGGTGGCCTTTTCCACCTCAATGTTCTTTCTCTATGTTGGATTGAAGTTCATCCACAAACGTGATTTCATATCAGCCATTAACTCCAGGGGTCGTGTTGACTGGAGAAGGATCCTCAGGGGAGGAGTGGTCTGGTTTATTATCGTCGGCGTTCTTGATGCAATCTCGGTTATCATGGATCCATCCTCTGTCAGATTTAAATTCACGCCAGAATTCTGGCTGCTCCTGATCCTTGCATTAGCTGCATTTCCTGTGCAGGCTTCCTTTGAGGAGATATTCTTCAGGGGATACCTCATGCAGGGGATGTGGATGATCCTTAAAAGGCCCCTACCATTGATGATCCTGAATTCACTTGTATTCTCAGTCCTGCACTGGTGGAATGGCACAACCTTTACAATGAGCCTATCAATCACAGCAAGTACATTCATAATTGGACTGGTACTTGCACTCATAACACTCACAGATGATGGTGTGGAACTCGCCATGGGGGTGCATATTGCAAACAACCTCTATGTCAGTGTTATACACAGCTCCCCGGATGCCGGCCTCGGAAACCTTCCCTCCCTCATGGTTAGTCCATCAGATCCCTACACCTCTCCACTGGCACTGATCCTGGCATCGGCTCTTCTTCTGGCCATACTCTTCAGGGGACGCTATGGGGACGTGCTGAGTGTTTTGAGATACCGTGGATGAGGATTAATCAACTGAATCAGGGTAACTGGGGGCTTGGGTTATCACCCTTTGACTGATTGCCGGTTAGGGTATCACTTTTTAAGTTCCAGTGAGAAACTAATAACCCAGTAACTCTTACTCAGGTGTTCACATGATACCGGTTGCTACTCCCATAATCGATGAAGAGGAAATAGAGGAAGTCGTGAAGGTACTTAAATCGGGATTCATTGCCCAGGGACCGCGGGTGGCTGAATTCGAGGAGAAGTTTGCATCCTACGTGGGTACGGAACACGCGGTTGCAACAAGTTCAGGGACAACAGCCCTACACCTCTCCCTCCTGGCCGCGGGCATTGGAAGGGGGGACCAGGTTATAACAACACCATTCAGCTTCGCTGCAACGGCAAACGCAGCCCTATACGTTGGTGCTGAGCCTGTATTTGCAGACATAGACCCCGAAACATACAACATAGATCCTGAGGGGATCCAAGAACTCATAACACCCAGCACAAGGGCAATAATACCCGTACACCTCTACGGGCAGCCCGCCGATATGGACCCCATCATGGACCTGGCTGCTGACCATGACCTCCTGGTGATTGAGGATGCTGCCCAGGCCCATGGTGCAGAGTATCATGGAAGGATGGTGGGTTCCATGGGGGATGCCGCATGCTTCAGCTTCTACCCAACAAAGAACATCACAACAGGTGAGGGCGGGATTATAACAACTGATAATGAGGAAATTGCAGATATGGCACGGATTCTAAGGGCCCACGGGGAGACAGAGCGCTACAACCACACCCACCTCGGCTACAACTTCAGGATGACAGATATTGCCGCGGCCATCGGTATAGCCCAGCTCGAAAAACTTGACGCCTTCAATAGAAGGAGAATCAAAAATGCGGAGTACCTCACAGCCAACCTGGAGGACCTTGAGGGGGTATCAACACCCCATGTTGCAGGGGGGGTTAAACACGTCTTCCACCAGTACACCCTGAGGGTTCCTGGTTCAAGGGACAGGCTCATGGAATTCCTCAACGGGAGGGGTATAGGTACGGGGATTCACTACCCTAAACCCATCTACAGGCAGGAACTCTACAGGAGGATGGGCTTCGATGCCAGCTGTCCGGTCAGTGAAAAGGCTGCACAGGAGGTCCTATCGCTACCGGTACACCCGGCCCTCACTGATGAGGACCTTGAAAGGATTGTGGATTCTGTCAGGGATTTCTTCGGGCAGAACTAACATTCTTTTTTGTAAATCCTCTCAGGTGCAGTGTGGTGTTGAAGACTTAGCATTAATTCTATTTTTTACATTCAACGTCAATGAGGATTATTTAAAGAATAAAAGGTACTGGAACAGTTAAGGTTTAAAAATCAAACTATGGATAACAGGTAAGGGAGTTCCAGCTGACCTAAGTCTGTATTAACACTCTCACTGGAGCTTTCTCTTTACAGATTCAACCTTATCACTGAGCCCCCTGTCGGTGTCCCTTCTATCATCGATTTTGATGGTTGTGTAAACCCTCTCTGATCCTGCCTCAAGGACGGCCTCGTGGGCCGCCTTAACAGCCTCAAGGAGTTCATCCAGGTCTCTGGCCTCGACAAGTGTCCCCATACCTGAAATCTCATACCTCACATTCATCCTCTCAAGGGCACTGACTGCAGCAGCCACGTAGCCACTGAGTGAGGTGCTGCCTGTACCGAGAGGTATTATGGTGAGTTCTGCGGTTATCATGGTGAATATATATGTCGGCTGTTTTATATATACGGTTCCATGGATATTCAGGAATTCAACCGGAGAATCATGGCCAGAATAAGGGGTCTGGTGGAATCACATAAACTTGTAGAGATGGGAGAACACGTTGCAGTGGCACTCTCAGGCGGCAAGGACAGTGTGCTGACACTCCATGCGCTCGCAGATTTAAGGGAAGAACTGGATTTTGAACTCACAGCCATAACGGTTGATGAGGGCATAGAGGGCTACAGGGAGGAGGGGGTTCTCGCAGCAAGGGAAAACGCCCGTATAAGGGGAGTTGAACTCATAGAGAAATCTTTCAGGGATGAATTCAACTTTGAACTTGATGATGTTCTGGAAGGGTTCAGGAGCCCATGTATACCCTGCGGTGTCTTCAGGCGCTGGATACTCAACAGGACAGCCAGGGAAATAGGGGCGTCAAAGATTGCAACTGGCCACAACATGGACGACGAGGTTCAATCGTTCATCATGAGCCTTGCAAGGGGGGATGTGAGGAAGTTCTCCAAGTTCGGCCCTAAACTTCAGAGGATACACCCTGCGATGGTACCAAGGATAAAGCCCCTCTGGAGCACACCTGAGAGGGATGTCAGGCTCTGGGCTGAACTCAATGATGTGAAATTCCACAGTGAATCCTGTCCCTACTCCAGCAGATCAATGAGGGCAGGGATAAGGAATTTCCTTAACAGGATAGAATCTGAAAACCCCGCTATAAAGGAGAGGATAATGAAATCATTCACTGTCACATTCGAACCGCTTGTGGAGGATGAGGGGGTTGGTGGCTGTTCGGTCTGTGGCGAGCCAGCCTCTGGTAGCAAATGTAAGGCCTGTGAGTTTCTTGAAATTATAGAAGGAGCGGATCATTAGACAGAGGCTTTTTTAAGAAACTGTTTATTCCAGGATCCTGGTAACCGAGCCGATACCCTTGCTTCGTCCCTCACGGAAGATTATCTTCTGACCCTCCCTCACATGGTGGGGTCTGTACTTGAACCTCATCCTCACCCTGCCTCTGTCACCGGCTGACATGAACTCTGCATCAAGGGGTTCCAGTATGGTGGTCTCTGCTATTGTTTCAATATGGGTTACGCTCTCATACCCGGCCTTTATGGTTGTGGGATGCACCAGTATGGCCACCTCGGCCTCAAACTCCCTGACGGCCTCAGGTTCATAGTCAGGATGGGCCAGTATCATACCCCTCTCTATTTCATCGGCGGATGCCCCTGAGATGGATATTCCAACTATATGCCCTGGCTCTGCACAGCCTATACGGTAGTGGTGCATCTCAATGGATTTAACGGTGACCTCACGGAATTTCCCGGTATTCATGGGGCCAAGAAGCAGTGTATCCCCTTTCCTGACAAGGCCCTGCTGGATGGTTCCACTGACAACGGTTCCAACGCCCCTGATGGTGTATATCTTGTCTATATACATTAGGAATGGCTTCTCATCCCCGTTGACGTCACGCTTAACATCCAGGTTGAGGAAGAGTTCATCCAGGACTTCGAGGCCCTCCCCTGTGACAGAGGATGTCTCTATTATGGGTACTATGTGCTGGTTCATCTTGCCTGCTATCTCACGTGCAGATTCCCTTCCGCTCACATGGAAGGGTATCCTACCAACCAGTTTAAGTAGTTCAGATATCTTCTCCCGCACGGCCCTCCTCTGGGGGGGTGTGGCCATATCGGTTTTTGTGAGCACAACGATCACGGGGAGTTCCATTGCAATCATTATACCCAGGTGCTCCCTTGTTATGTGTGTTGGACCCTCATCCGAGGCAACGGTGAGGAGGCCATAGTCCAGGTTCTGCCCCACGATTCCCCTTATGGTTGTCCTGAGCCATGGCTCATGTCCGACGGTATCAACGAAGGATATTACCCTGTCGGCCTCATCCATGAGCCCTGATTTCTCCCTCCTGTCAAGGGGATTCTTGAGTCTTATGACCCTTCCATTCCTGAAGCCATATATGGCGAAGGATAGATCCGCTGATAGGCCCCTTTCTATCTCGTGTTTCTGGACGTCAAGGAATATCCTTGTCTTACCGCTTCCATCATCTGGTGTTCCTGTTGTGAGCGTACCGAGGAGTGTGCTCTTTCCATGGTCAACGTGGCCGGCGACACCTATGAGGAGGTGTTCCCTTCCTGTTTTCTGTTTCCTTGAGATTATCACCTCGGCGACCCTGCCGTGGGTTCCCTCATGGAGGTTAACCTCCTCCACAATGGCATCTATCTCCTGACTCAGTTTTCTGAGGACCTCAACTGACTCCCTGAGTTCCTCATCGGGGAGCCCAACAGGTTCCCCGCTGTCCTCCACACCAAGGAGGTATACGGCCCTTCCATCACCTCTCTCCATACGGTACTTCATCTGGGAGATCAGGCTCTTCTTCCGGTCCATCTTCAGATGATACCCTGGTGAGAGTGCCTTCTTGAATTCTATGTTCCTCCTCTCACCGGGTAATGTGAATGATCGGATATCTTCTATCATATCTCGTTCTATTCCCTTTTAACTGGATTTGTGAAATGGCAGGCGCCATACCTTTCTTCCTGGAGTTTTCTCACGATTTCCGCAGCTTCCTCGAAGCTACCGGCCTTTCCAAATATGCGCCTTGTTTTAATCTTCAGAGTTCTTCCACAGACGCATTTCCTGGTATCTGCACCCTTCTTTGAGTAGAGGGCCCTTCCACAGTCACATCTGAATATGACGTACATTGCATATCACACTGCTCTTTCCACAGTAAATATTTATTGGACCGGTATTTAATGAATATTTTTCCCCTATCATGCCATTACTCTGAATGATGTCTTGTAATATTGTTGGGAGCTTGTGGGGGTGGCCGGGACGTTACCCTGAATGATATCATCGGATATTCAAATGAGTTCTTCAAGTGGTGGAAGTTCATGCGGGTTCCTGAGGTAGTGCTCTATCCCCCTCCTGTGACCTGCGCCCACAACGGCAACAACGCGGTCCTCCTCAATGGATAGGAGCCTGTGGGCCATGAATGCATCCCTCTCCTCAACAAGCACACGGTATGCTGAGGGAGAGATTCCCTGAAATTCCCCCATAACCTCCATAAGGGTGTCGTCACTTTTGAGGCTCTCAATATCCCTCGCATCCTCCCCCCCAATTAAGGATCTCATGATTGCAAGGAAGAACCTCAGCTTTTCCCGCCGGTTCATGGAACTGATCGCCCGCTGCATTGTCACACCTATGTCACGGTCAATGAGGGCCACCCCCGCACCAACCTCATGGGCGGCATCTATCGCTGCAAGCATTTCACTGCCTGGCTTAACACCTATATCCTCACCGATCTTCCTCTGGAAATAGGTTAAGAACCAGCCTGCAAGGATGACACCAATGTTTCCACTTCGGAGGGCATCCATAAGGGAGGGTTCATCCCTTTTGATCCCCATTTTTTCATCCATGAGCCTCCTGTACCTCCCCGGGTCCAGTTCCACTGCAACAACGTCCGGTTTCATCTCAAGTATGGTTCTTCTCACCTCGTCAACACTTTCTCCAGATACATGTGCGGTACCTATTATCTTCAGCTCCTCCAGATTCATGTCCACTGCAGCCTCCCTTAGATCAGCGATATCCTGCCATCCATGTATACAGGTACATTTCCTGTTATATTCCTTCTGAGGCAGTATTCAATATCACCGGCAAAACCAAGTTCCCTAAGCCTCCTGGCTGACCGGGATTTTCTTATGGCATCATCAACCATGCACCTGTCCTGGACTGCAAGTACTGAGGCCTCAGCGTACTCTTCAAGTTCACCACCAATGGCACGTATTATTTCACCGGCGCAGAGGAAATCCTCTATTGCAAAGCGGCCATTAACACCGGCCATGACCACCTCAACATCATCCGAAAGCTTCCTTGCAGTTGAAGCGACTGCGTCGAGGTTGTTGAGGCATCCCACAAGGGCCTGTGATTCAACTGACTCAAGGATCCTTGTACCGTTACTTGTGGTTAGCACAAGGACATCACCTGAATGTTTCTGCACCTCTATTGGGGAGTTGGCCAGGAATCCTGGCAGAGTCTCACCCCCACGCTCCCCTGCCACCACATAACCCATCCGTGAGTATTCCATTGCCTCCTCAACATCCCCAACAGGGATAACCTCTGTGAAACTGTCCATGGCAGCGGTTATTGTTGCACTTGCCCTCAGAAGGTCCACCATTATGCAGAGTCCACTGCCCTCCGGTTTTTCAAAGCTGAGATTTACCCTCATCAGCACACCTTATAAATGATTATAGAGAGATTTATTCATGAGGTATTTATAGACTTCACCGGTGACTCAATGAGGATTCTTACAACACCAATGTGTGAGGGCATACTAAGGATTGCAGGTGTCAGGGGGTACGATGTGACCCGTAAACCTGGGGATGAGGATGCGGATCTTTTGTTTGTGCTATCTGAGACACCAGTTAGTGGGGCGGTTAAACTTAAACTGAACACATTCCCCCAGATAAGGGATGCTATAGGAACTGTTTTCATGACTGTTCAGGATATGGACCCTGGAAGCCTCAGGTACTCATCGGTTGATGGGATAGACTTTGATGTCTGCTCACCATGGTGGCATGACCCTCAGTGGTTACGGGAGATGAACAGCAAAATAAAAGTAAGGGTTTATTCAGATTTCTTAAGGGAGATCGTGGAGGACATGGGATTCACAATTGTTGAGGGAGGTGAGGATTTCACGGTATGCCCTGATTACATGGAACTTGACTGCATCAGGGTCCCCTCACACAGGAACCTCCCAGTGGACCCTGTTAAGAGGGCTTTATTCAGGTACACGTATCTGGAGAGGAAATTATGTACGAAACTTTAACCTATCAGGGCGGTGTGCACCGCCATGAGGAGATGAAGGAACTGATTGAGGACCTCGGCGGTTTTGTGCTCCAGGAGAACATGCTTCAGATGGACCTGATACTCACACTGGCCGTCCCGATTGAGGACGTGGATAAGGTGAGGGAGAAGGCCAGGGAGCTCCTGGGGAAGGTTAAGGTTGCCCCCATGGCGGGTACCGAGATAGCTATTGTATCTCCCACCCTGGCAAGGCATCATCTCCCCCATTCTGCCTGTGATATATCAGAGTACCTGAGGAGGTACGGTGCCAAGGATAACATGATAGGCCTTGCCCGCGGGGCAGGTAAGGGGATATCCAGGATATCAGAGGATGAAAAGAGGCTCATAGAGGAACATGACCTTGCAGTTTTTGCCCTTGGAAGCTTTGAGCAGTGCATAAAGGATAAGGCCCACCTTTTCAGCGACATAAATATCCCGGTGGTCGTTACAGGGTCCCCTGAGAAGATTGACATCAGGGAACTTCCAGGTGCTGACGCCTATGTCGGGGGCCTTGGGAGGATACCCCGGAGGCTGAAGAGGGGTGAGGATATAAGGGCCCTCAGGAAACTTGTTGAGGTGGTCGAGGATATACTCGACAGGAGGAGGCGTGAAATGGCGGCAGATCCACCTCTGGTTCCCTCAATACTTGTTAAGACCGAGATTGAGAACCAGGTGCCTGCCGTTAAGGAGGTCTATTCTCCGACACCTGTAACCAGCCAGCTTGATGGGGTCCGCGTGAAGCTCAACTATGACCGCCATCATGACGAGGTAGCAGATGTGAGGGTTTCTGATTACCGGCTGGGCGACATATCTGAGATCAGGAAGTCAATGATGTACGACTACATCCTCGTGAAGCTCCTTCCTGAAAGTTCCATACTGTGATTTTATGAGGAGGGAGTTCCAGGTTCTGATATTTATCCTGATCTTCTCCTCAGGATACTATCTTCTTAATTTTACTGTCTTGGAACTTCTTGGTATGGGGATTCTGAGCCTCCCGCTGACACTTCTTCTACCAGTGGCCATAATCTCTGAAAGGGTATACCCATCCTTTATCTCAAGGGCGGCCTATGTGGTCTCAATGGTATGGGTGGGAATGGCTGTTTACATCCTCATTGGCCTCGGGGTAACCTTTGCAGCATCACTGCTTCCGGGTATACCGTTTTCACCCATTCCTGCAGCTGCCTTCTCTATCATAATGGTTTCCTATGGGTTGGTGAGGGCCCTTGATATTGAGGTCAGGACGGTTAGGATCCCCTTTCCATGCAGTGATAACCTGAGGTTTGTGCAGCTTTCGGATCTTCATGTTGGGACTGTTAGGTCCAGGGGGTTCCTCAGGAGGGTTTCCTCTCTTATTTCTGAAATTGAACCTGATGCCGTTCT is part of the Methanothermobacter sp. K4 genome and encodes:
- a CDS encoding methanogenesis marker 7 protein, with the translated sequence MYETLTYQGGVHRHEEMKELIEDLGGFVLQENMLQMDLILTLAVPIEDVDKVREKARELLGKVKVAPMAGTEIAIVSPTLARHHLPHSACDISEYLRRYGAKDNMIGLARGAGKGISRISEDEKRLIEEHDLAVFALGSFEQCIKDKAHLFSDINIPVVVTGSPEKIDIRELPGADAYVGGLGRIPRRLKRGEDIRALRKLVEVVEDILDRRRREMAADPPLVPSILVKTEIENQVPAVKEVYSPTPVTSQLDGVRVKLNYDRHHDEVADVRVSDYRLGDISEIRKSMMYDYILVKLLPESSIL